The Rhodospirillales bacterium genome includes the window GGCCTTTGATAAATATGCCGGCTTTGATCTGGAGCCGCTGCTGGATAATGAAAGCGCGCTCAGAACGCAGATTAAAAATCTGGATATTCATACCGCGCCCGACGACACATGGGACGATTTGTTTATGCGCGTCATGGGGGACATTATCGAACCGCATCTGGGGCAGGGCACCCCGACCATCATCTATGATTACCCGGTTTCACTGGCGGCATTATCGCGCCCTGTGCCGAGCGATCCCCGTTTTGCTGAACGCTTCGAACTCTATGTCTGCGGCATGGAACTCGGCAACGCCTTTGGCGAACTGACGGACCCTCAAATCCAGCGTAAACGGTTCGAAGAAGATATGGCCCTGAAAGAAAAGCTTTATGGGGAACGCTGGCCGCTTGACGAAGATTTCCTTGCCTCCCTCGAACATGGCATGCCCGAAAGCGGCGGTATAGCACTGGGCATTGACCGGCTCGTCATGCTGGCCACCGGGGTGGAAAACATCAAAGACATTTCATGGTGTAATTAGTTTTTATCGCACGGATTGGAAGGAACATTCACCGGATAGGCCGTTACGATATCATCACCCTCGCGGTCCAGAACCACGCGAACGACAAGCCCGCCATCATCCTGCTCCGACACGTAATAGCCGTTATCTTCCTGATGCCAGATCACATTATCGTTCGCAGCAAGCGCCTTGACGGTTTTAATAACCTGCTGCGCATCCCAGTTTTCAGGAAATTCGGTTTTACAGGGCTTGTTTACACCATGTAGGTGTCCGCCGCCGCTTTCATCACCATAGAGAATGTGAATCCGCCGCCGTTCGGACAGGCGAGGCGGGAGGTTATCATTGGCCGGAACCAACTGCCCTACAAAGGCCACGGGTCCGCTGAGCGCCTCAACGACTTGCGGGCGCTCGCCGCTAATGATCCATCCGGCAAGACCCGCAATGATTCCGATAATAAAGATAAGCCGTTTAAGGTTTTTGCTCATACATCAATGACAGCCACAGCCATGCCCGCAGCTTTCCGCCGCCAGCGTTTTTCCGGCGCTGCCCAGATCGGCAATCGCCTCATCCAGACGCGCAACCAGCGCTTCCTCGCCCTTGCGCAGCCAAACCCGCGGGTCGTACTGTTTTTTGTACGGCGTGCCGTCATCCGGGTCAATTTGATGCTGGAAGGCCTTTTCGTTGGCCATGACATACGCGCCGACGCCGTGGGCAAAAGCAAATTGCGTATCCGTGTCGATGTTCATCTTGAACACACCGTAAGAAATAGCCTGCGAAATTTTGTCCTTTTCGGACCCGGAACCGCCATGGAACACAAGGTCCAACGGATTGCCGTCCGTCCCGCATTCCTTTTGCACCAGATCTTGTGCATTTTTCAGGATTTCCGGAGTCAGCTTCACATTGCCCGGTTTGTACACGCCGTGAACATTCCCGAACGACGCCGCCAGCGTGAAGTGCCCGATCCCGGACAATTCTTTCCACGCCCGCAGGCAATCTTCCGGCTGGGTATAAAGGGAAGGGTTGTTGATATTGTCTTCCGATCCAATGCCGTCTTCTTCACCGCCGGTACAGCCCAGTTCGATCTCAAGGCTCATGCCGAGCGGCGCCATTTGCTTCAAAAGCCGGGCCGATTCATACAGGTTGAAATCAATATCCTCCTCGGACAAATCCAGCATGTGTGAACTGAACAGCGGCCGTCCCGTCGCCTCGAAATGCGCCTCGCTGTAACCGACCATCGCTTCCACCCACGGGATCAGCTTCTTATTGGCGTGATCGGTGTGCAAAACAACGCAAATCCCGTAATGCCGGGCCAGGAAATGAACATGCTGGGCCGCAGCCACCGCGCCCAAAACCTTGGCCTTGAATGAATCCTCGATCCCTTTCCCGGCATAGAACTGTGCGCCACTGTTTGACAACTGGATTATGATATCCGACTTGTTCTTCGCCGCCGCTTCCATCACGGCATTGATAGAATTCGTTCCCACGACATTGACCGCAGGCAGGGCATAGCCACCCTCTTTACAAGCCTTCACGAGTGTCAAATAATCATCACCCGTAACAACGCCGGGATTAAGAGAGGTCATAGCATCTACTTTCTGTTGTGTTTAAGCCGCCGCTGCTGCGCTGTTATAGCCCACAGCATGCATTTTCGCGCCGGTATCGAGCATCCGGTTCGAAAAGCCCCATTCATTGTCGTACCATGTCATGATCCGCACCAGCTTCCCGTCGACAACCTTTGTTCCTTCCAGAGAAAAGATCGAAGACAGCGGATTATGGTTGAAATCGCTCGACACCAGCGGCTCATCATAAGCACCCAAAATGCCGTCCAGATCACCGCCGACAAATTCCTTGATCGCAGCATTCACTTCCTCGACCGTCGTGGCGCGTGAAGCGATGAATTTAAGGTCCACAACCGAAACATTCGGGGTCGGAACACGAATTGACACGCCATCCAGCTTGCCGTTCAACTCCGGCAACACTTTACCAACAGCTTTCGCCGCGCCGGTCGATGTCGGGATCATGTTGGTGGCTGCGGCCCGCGCACGGTGCAAATCCTTGTGCATCGTATCAACAACGCGCTGATCCCCCGTATAGGAGTGAATCGTCGTCATAAAGCCGCTTTCAATACCAATCTTGCTGTGCAGGGCATGAGCCACCGGTGCCAGGCAGTTCGTGGTGCAGGACGCATTGGAAACGATCCGGTGATCGGCACTCAGCTTGTCGGAATTCACCCCGAACACAACCGTCAAATCTTCATCCGTTGCCGGCGCAGAAATCAAAACTTTCTTGGCGCCCGCCTTTAAATGCATGGAAGCGCCATCGCGCGATGTGAAAATACCCGTGCATTCATAGGCAATATCAATGTCCATTTCACCCCAAGGCAATTCCTCTGGGTTGCGGACCTGAACGACTTTCACACGCTTGCCGCCCGCAATCAGGATATCATCGCCCTCGGTCGAAACTTCGAACGGGGAGGGGCCATGCGTGCTGTCGTATTTCAGAAGGTGAGCATTGGTTTTAAGGTCTGCCAGATCGTTAATCGCGACAATCTCAATATCGTCACGGCCCGATTCAACCCATGCCCGAAACACCAGACGGCCAATCCGCCCAAACCCGTTAATCGCTACGCGTGCAGTCATAAAAAGTCTCCTCTATCTATCAAGTGCTTTCGTGAGCATTAAAATTAAATCGTTGTCCGAATACCTATAAACCTTGTTTGTAATAATGTGAATAGCCTGTGACGGTGTTTTGTCAAACCGGTAAAATGCGATAACCGGAACAGCGAAAACATCAGCCCAACCCAGCTCTATACCCAGTCCCGTTGAGGGGTAGGACACTTCCGCCAAGAGCAAGTCTGAATTTTTTATGATCTCTTTCGTGTTTTCCGGCGCGCGGTTGCCGTCATGGGGAAAATGAAAATCATGGGCCTGAGACAACGCCGATCTTTTTAAAGGCTCATAGAGTTCCTTTTCAAAATCGAACACGGTTGAATGGCCGACATGGATTTTCATTTGTTCCTCACTTTTAACGTCACCCCCGCGAAGGCGGGGGGCCAGAAAGCATAAATTTCCATTTTCTGGATTCCCGCCTTCGCGGGAATGACGGCGTAAATAAACAGTTCAATTTACTTATCTTTCGCCTTCACTGCCTCGACAACCGCATCGGCGGTGATCCCGAAATGCTTGTAAAGCTCACTGGCTGGCGCTGAATCACCAAAACCGGTCATACCGACAAAAATGCCGTGCGGACCGATCAACCGATCCCAGCCCTGACGTACCGCGGCTTCAATCGCAACCTTGATGCTGTCGTTACAGGTTAGGCTGGCTTGGTATTCACCGTCCTGTGTAAAAAACAGATCCATGCAGGGAACGGAAATAACGCGGACAGCCATGCCCTTGAGTTTATCCTTGGCTTCCAGCGCAATCGACACCTCCGATCCCGTCGCAAAGATCGTTACATCTGGTGCCCCTTCACAATCGGACAGGACATAAGCCCCCTTGGCGCATTTGTTCTCGGTGCTCAGTTCCCGCACAGTCGGCAACCCTTGACGGGTCAGTGACATAATGGAAGGTGTCTCAATCGTATTCAGCGCAAGTTCCCAGCATTCTGCCGTTTCAATCCCGTCGCACGGTCGATAAACATTCAGGTTCGGAATCGCCCGCAGCGCCGCCAGATGTTCGACCGGCTGGTGTGTCGGGCCGTCTTCGCCCAGCCCGATGGAATCGTGCGTCATCACGTGAATGACGCGCTGTTTCATCAATGCCCCCAGACGAATGGCCGGACGGGAATAATCGGCAAACTGCAAAAACGTCCCGGCATACGGGATAATTCCCCCATGCAGCGCCATGCCGTTCATAATCGCCGCCATGCCGTGTTCGCGCACACCATAATAAATGTACTGACCATTATAGCCGTTTTCCGGGGTAATATCTTCCGGCCCCTTGATCTTGGTGTTTACCGACCCGGTCAGGTCTGCGGAGCCGCCAATCATGAACGGCAATTCCACAACCAGCTTCTCCAGAACCTTGCCCGATGTCTGGCGGGTAGCCAGCTTAGGCTTTTCAACAGCAAATTCCTGCTTGATCTGCAGGATCAGTGGCGCAATCTCCTTGCCGACATCACCGTTCAGCACATCCATAAACCGGTCGCGGTAACGGTTGCGTTCGAAAGCCGTTTGCCATTCGGCGAAATCTTCCTGATTGCGCTGGCCGGTCATCCGCCACTGTTCCATGATCTCCAGCGGAATTTCAAAAGGCTCGTGCGGCCAGTCCAGATTTTTGCGCGCCCCGGCAATTTCATCCTCACCCAGCGGCGCCCCGTGCGCAGCCGCGCTGTCCTGCTTGGTCGGTGCCCCAAAACCGATATGCGTCTTGCAGCAAATCAGCGAGGGCGTATCGCTGCCCCGCGCTTTGTTCAGGGCATTCGTAATCTCATCATAACCGTGGCCGTCAATTTCCTGTACATCCCAACCATACGCCTCAAAGCGCTTGCGGGTGTCGTCGGTAAATGTCATATCGGTCGAACCGTCGATACAGATATTGTTGTCATCATACATCACGATCAGTTTCGACAGCTTCATGCGCCCGGCAAAGGAACAGGCCTCGTGGCTGATCCCCTCCATCAGGTCACCATCTCCGCAGAACACGTAAGTATAATGGTCGGTCAGATCCGGGAAATGATTGGCCATGATTCGCTCAGCCAGCGCAAAACCGACGGAGGAAGCGATCCCTTGCCCCAGCGGTCCGGTGGTCATTTCAATGCCGCATTCGACATCGACTTCCGGGTGACCGGGCGTCAGGCTGCCGAGCTGACGGAAATTCTTGATCTCTGGCATGGTCATCTTTTCATAGCCCGTCAGGTAATTGACGGCGTAAAGCAGCATCGACCCATGCCCGCCCGACAGGATAAACCGGTCGCGGTCCGGCCAGGCCGGGTTCAAAGGATCGAATTTCAGGAATTTGCTAAACAGGATCGTCGCCACATCCGCCATTCCCATCGGCATGCCGGGGTGGCCGGAGTTGGCTTTCTGCACGGCATCCATCGCCAGCGCCCGGATGGCATTGGCCATGTTTTTATAGTCGACTTCCGGCGTTTCGGTTCCTGACAAAGCGGCCTGCGTGCTCATAGCGATCCTCTCAACTTGGTTTTTTTATAATGTTTGCGTCCCGCTTTTTACAACGGAGCCGCGGAAAAATCAAAGCCGATGAAAGATATGCGGGATTTTTTCAACAGGTGAATTGAAAAAAAGTAAGCGCCTGCTTGACCGGAGAAACATTTGCCTGCTAAGCACGGATAATCAGGGTTCATATTTATTGATAACCAAGAGGGCCACAATCGTGTCAGCTTTATTAAATGTTCTGGATCAACTCGATCAGTCCGTATCCGCGCTGGAAGACAGCGCCAACATCGCACAGGAACGCGCGGCGCGCGGCGGCCAGACGGATTTGTTTGGCGGCGCTCCGGCGCTTGATCCGGCGGTACTGGCGCAAAAACTGGATATTGCTATCGAGCGCGTCGAACAGGTTTTAAGAGAAGGGTAGAATCATGGCTGAAGTTACACTCACCATTCACGGTCAGAATTACGGCATAGCCTGCGATGACGGGCAGGAAGGCCGGGTCAAGGAACTGGGACGCTACGTTGATTCGCGCCTGCGGGAAATTGCCTCTGCCGGGGCCGCGACCACCGAATCGCATTTGCTTGTGCTGGCCGGTCTGGTTTTGGCCGACGAGATTTATGAGCTGCGCGAAGCGCTCGAAACCGCCCGGAACACGCCGCCTTTGACCGCGCAACCGCCGCAGGCACCGATTGTTACAAACGGGGCCGGGGCAGGGCTGTCTTCTCAGGATGAACAGGCCGCCGTCGAGATGATCGAACAACTGGCCGCCCGGATCAACAGCGTCACCGGACGTTTAGCGAACGCGGCTTGACGTTAGAACCTCTTCGACCTGCTGTGCCGCCCAGTCAATCTCGGCTCTGGTGATAATCAGCGGCGGCGCAAAGCGAATGGTAACCTCGTGGGTTTCCTTGCACAGCACCCCCTTGCGCTGAAGCTTCTCACAGATCGAACGGGCAGATGCCAGCGCTGGATCAATATCCATACCGATCCATAATCCCGCACCTCTAATTTCAGTTATTAATTTAGAATCAATGGATTGCAACTTGTTTTTAAGGTAATCCCCTAACTCAGCACTGCGCGCCGCCAGTCCTTCCTCTTCCAGAATAGCCAGCGCTTCAATCCCGATAGCTGCGGCAATCGGGTTGCCGCCAAATGTCGAGCCATGCGATCCCGGCTCAAACACATCCATAACCTCTTTACGGGCCAGAAAAGCAGACACAGGGTAAATCCCGCCGCCCAGCGCCTTGCCGAGGATCAGCCCGTCCGGTCTGTCAATTTCATGCTGGAAAGCAAAGTTCTTACCCGTGCGCCCCAGCCCCGTCTGGATTTCATCAAGGATCAACAGCACATTATGCCGCCGGCAAATATCCTGAACCTGTTTTAACCAGCCCTCCGGCGGGATAATAATGCCCGATTCCCCCTGCATCGGCTCGGTCATGAAGGCACAGGTCTCCGGGGTAATCATAGCCTCCAGCGCCGCCGCATCGCCAAAGGGAACGGAATCAAAACCGCCGTCGAACGGCCCGAACCCGCGCTTGTACAAATCTTCATCCGAAAAACCGACAATCGTCGTGCTGCGCCCATGGAAATTGCCGTGGCTGACGATAATCCGGGCCTTGTCCTTTGCGATGCCCTTGACATCATACCCCCAGCGCCGCGCCGCCTTGATTGCCGTTTCCACGGCTTCCGCCCCGGTATTCATCGGCAGGACTTTATCCATCCCGCTGACCCGGCAAAGCGCTTCAGCGAAGGCACCGAGCTTGTCCGTGTAAAATGCGCGCGAAGGCACATCCAGCCGGTCGAGCTGTTCATACAGCGCTTTTTTAATCCGCTGGTTGCCATGCCCGGCACTGACCGCGCTATAGGCGCTCAGGAAGTCAAGATACTTGTTCCCCTCAACATCCCACAGCCAAACTCCTTCGCCTTTGCACAGGACAACGGGCAGGGGCAGGTAGTTGTGAGCCAGATATTGATCTTCGCGGGTGATATAATCTTTCGTATCCATTTTTCTATTATACAGCCCTTGAAAGGAAATTTTGAAATCCTTTTGTTAACGTGCTACATAAATCTCCGCTGCGGGGTTCGTGATACGCCTTTATTCCCGAGACCGATAATCTATCGCCAGGGAGCTGTCCCTGGCCGGACTTAGTGTTTTGCCGCTTGGTCCGGTTACCACGGCACCCACCTGTTTTACAGGGTCACTGGTGGATATTGAGATCGTACACGGCCCGCGCGGCACCCTAAATATAGAAACAAAGCGCCATGAGTGATAAAGAAACCATGAGAAAAGAAGCGATGCGGGTACGCGATTTCATCGATCCCGCCAGCGAGGATGTGGATGACATCATCGCGCTGTTCATGGACTCGATTAAGCCGGACCACGAGCAAATCATTGCCTTGTATTGGCCAAAGGGCCGCGAATTCGACCCGACCGGTTTGCTGGATCATTTGTTGCGCGAGGGCTGGACGTGCGCGCTGCCGGTCATCGAAAAAGATAAACGCGCGTTATCCTTTGCCCGCTGGGATGAAACCATCCCCCTGATCGAAGGGCCATTCGGCATTATGCAGCCGGCAACCGAGGAAGCCGATTGCTGGGTAGAACCGGACATTATCTGCGTGCCGTTTCTGGCCTTTGACCGCCGGGGGCACAGACTTGGATATGGCAAGGGCCATTACGACGCTACACTGGAAGATTTACGAAGCCGGAAAGATATCTTGGCCGTCGGACTGGGCTATGCCAAACAAGCCGTATTGTTTAACTTGCCAACCGAAGAGCATGACCAGCCGCTCGATTGGATTATCACCCCTCAAAACGCACACCGCTACAGTGTTTAGAAAGAGAGTTTAATGTGCGTATATTGTTTTTAGGTGACGTCATGGGACGCTCCGGCCGCGACGCCGTTGAAAAACATCTGCCGGGCTTGAAAGATCGTTATGACATTGATGTGACCATCGTAAACGCCGAGAACACAGCGCATGGCCGCGGGCCAACCATCAAAGTCTGTAAGGATTTTCTGGCCATGGGCATCGATTGTATCACCGGCGGCGATCACATCTGGGACCAGCGGGAAATCATCCCCTACATCCATGATGAACCGCGTTTGCTGCGCCCCTTGAATTTTCCGGAGGGCACGCCGGGGCAGGGCACGCTGCTGCACGAGCTTGATGATGGCCGTAAAATCCTGATCGCCCATGCTCTGGGCTGTCAGGGTATGAAACCGCTGGATGATCCCTTTGCCCGGAGTCTGGAAATCGTGGAGCGCCACCCGATGGGACGAAATGTGCAAGCCATTTTTATTGATTTTCATGCCGAATACACGGGCGAAAAAATGGCCTTTGCCAAGTTTCTTGAGGGCAAGGTTTCAGCCGTCATTGGCTCCCACACACATGTCCCGACGGCCGA containing:
- the genX gene encoding EF-P lysine aminoacylase GenX codes for the protein MNWWHPERFEQKRGNMETRAKLVKAVRSFFDEQGFYEVETPILQVMPGAEPHLHAFKTELLNPHRDRRQTRYLHTSPEFAMKKLLVAGWPKIYQICHTFRNAEGSPQHNPEFTMIEWYRAHADYRAIMDDCVGLLRAVAMACNITQYRYKNMTADPFANWEILSVCEAFDKYAGFDLEPLLDNESALRTQIKNLDIHTAPDDTWDDLFMRVMGDIIEPHLGQGTPTIIYDYPVSLAALSRPVPSDPRFAERFELYVCGMELGNAFGELTDPQIQRKRFEEDMALKEKLYGERWPLDEDFLASLEHGMPESGGIALGIDRLVMLATGVENIKDISWCN
- a CDS encoding EndoU domain-containing protein translates to MSKNLKRLIFIIGIIAGLAGWIISGERPQVVEALSGPVAFVGQLVPANDNLPPRLSERRRIHILYGDESGGGHLHGVNKPCKTEFPENWDAQQVIKTVKALAANDNVIWHQEDNGYYVSEQDDGGLVVRVVLDREGDDIVTAYPVNVPSNPCDKN
- the fbaA gene encoding class II fructose-bisphosphate aldolase, translated to MTSLNPGVVTGDDYLTLVKACKEGGYALPAVNVVGTNSINAVMEAAAKNKSDIIIQLSNSGAQFYAGKGIEDSFKAKVLGAVAAAQHVHFLARHYGICVVLHTDHANKKLIPWVEAMVGYSEAHFEATGRPLFSSHMLDLSEEDIDFNLYESARLLKQMAPLGMSLEIELGCTGGEEDGIGSEDNINNPSLYTQPEDCLRAWKELSGIGHFTLAASFGNVHGVYKPGNVKLTPEILKNAQDLVQKECGTDGNPLDLVFHGGSGSEKDKISQAISYGVFKMNIDTDTQFAFAHGVGAYVMANEKAFQHQIDPDDGTPYKKQYDPRVWLRKGEEALVARLDEAIADLGSAGKTLAAESCGHGCGCH
- the gap gene encoding type I glyceraldehyde-3-phosphate dehydrogenase — translated: MTARVAINGFGRIGRLVFRAWVESGRDDIEIVAINDLADLKTNAHLLKYDSTHGPSPFEVSTEGDDILIAGGKRVKVVQVRNPEELPWGEMDIDIAYECTGIFTSRDGASMHLKAGAKKVLISAPATDEDLTVVFGVNSDKLSADHRIVSNASCTTNCLAPVAHALHSKIGIESGFMTTIHSYTGDQRVVDTMHKDLHRARAAATNMIPTSTGAAKAVGKVLPELNGKLDGVSIRVPTPNVSVVDLKFIASRATTVEEVNAAIKEFVGGDLDGILGAYDEPLVSSDFNHNPLSSIFSLEGTKVVDGKLVRIMTWYDNEWGFSNRMLDTGAKMHAVGYNSAAAAA
- the tkt gene encoding transketolase, with translation MSTQAALSGTETPEVDYKNMANAIRALAMDAVQKANSGHPGMPMGMADVATILFSKFLKFDPLNPAWPDRDRFILSGGHGSMLLYAVNYLTGYEKMTMPEIKNFRQLGSLTPGHPEVDVECGIEMTTGPLGQGIASSVGFALAERIMANHFPDLTDHYTYVFCGDGDLMEGISHEACSFAGRMKLSKLIVMYDDNNICIDGSTDMTFTDDTRKRFEAYGWDVQEIDGHGYDEITNALNKARGSDTPSLICCKTHIGFGAPTKQDSAAAHGAPLGEDEIAGARKNLDWPHEPFEIPLEIMEQWRMTGQRNQEDFAEWQTAFERNRYRDRFMDVLNGDVGKEIAPLILQIKQEFAVEKPKLATRQTSGKVLEKLVVELPFMIGGSADLTGSVNTKIKGPEDITPENGYNGQYIYYGVREHGMAAIMNGMALHGGIIPYAGTFLQFADYSRPAIRLGALMKQRVIHVMTHDSIGLGEDGPTHQPVEHLAALRAIPNLNVYRPCDGIETAECWELALNTIETPSIMSLTRQGLPTVRELSTENKCAKGAYVLSDCEGAPDVTIFATGSEVSIALEAKDKLKGMAVRVISVPCMDLFFTQDGEYQASLTCNDSIKVAIEAAVRQGWDRLIGPHGIFVGMTGFGDSAPASELYKHFGITADAVVEAVKAKDK
- a CDS encoding cell division protein ZapA; its protein translation is MAEVTLTIHGQNYGIACDDGQEGRVKELGRYVDSRLREIASAGAATTESHLLVLAGLVLADEIYELREALETARNTPPLTAQPPQAPIVTNGAGAGLSSQDEQAAVEMIEQLAARINSVTGRLANAA
- the rocD gene encoding ornithine--oxo-acid transaminase produces the protein MDTKDYITREDQYLAHNYLPLPVVLCKGEGVWLWDVEGNKYLDFLSAYSAVSAGHGNQRIKKALYEQLDRLDVPSRAFYTDKLGAFAEALCRVSGMDKVLPMNTGAEAVETAIKAARRWGYDVKGIAKDKARIIVSHGNFHGRSTTIVGFSDEDLYKRGFGPFDGGFDSVPFGDAAALEAMITPETCAFMTEPMQGESGIIIPPEGWLKQVQDICRRHNVLLILDEIQTGLGRTGKNFAFQHEIDRPDGLILGKALGGGIYPVSAFLARKEVMDVFEPGSHGSTFGGNPIAAAIGIEALAILEEEGLAARSAELGDYLKNKLQSIDSKLITEIRGAGLWIGMDIDPALASARSICEKLQRKGVLCKETHEVTIRFAPPLIITRAEIDWAAQQVEEVLTSSRVR
- a CDS encoding 5-formyltetrahydrofolate cyclo-ligase, whose protein sequence is MRKEAMRVRDFIDPASEDVDDIIALFMDSIKPDHEQIIALYWPKGREFDPTGLLDHLLREGWTCALPVIEKDKRALSFARWDETIPLIEGPFGIMQPATEEADCWVEPDIICVPFLAFDRRGHRLGYGKGHYDATLEDLRSRKDILAVGLGYAKQAVLFNLPTEEHDQPLDWIITPQNAHRYSV
- a CDS encoding TIGR00282 family metallophosphoesterase — encoded protein: MRILFLGDVMGRSGRDAVEKHLPGLKDRYDIDVTIVNAENTAHGRGPTIKVCKDFLAMGIDCITGGDHIWDQREIIPYIHDEPRLLRPLNFPEGTPGQGTLLHELDDGRKILIAHALGCQGMKPLDDPFARSLEIVERHPMGRNVQAIFIDFHAEYTGEKMAFAKFLEGKVSAVIGSHTHVPTADAHIMAGGTAYQSDSGMCGDYDSVIGMKKEEPIRRLTRKMSMEHFTPADGEATLCGVIVETDDKTGKARKIISIRQGGLLDARLPDL